In Pristiophorus japonicus isolate sPriJap1 chromosome 2, sPriJap1.hap1, whole genome shotgun sequence, one genomic interval encodes:
- the LOC139228804 gene encoding putative nuclease HARBI1 has protein sequence MELTDEQCLRRLRFRKDILRELCNLLRPDLQPQIRLRTALGIERKVTIALNFYATGSFQSATADISNISQFSAHRSISQVTDALYRRRVQYISFPMTREKQVERQAGFVWIAGFLRVQGAIDCTYVGLRVPQTHAEMFMNRKEFHSLNVQLMCDHQHRIMAVYAWYPGSSHDAFILRQSSVPAVFLGQNQNCGWLLGDKGYPLSNLAADSPSQPQDCWRTGL, from the coding sequence atggagctaACCGATGAGCAATGTCTACGAAGGCTCCGATTCAGGAAagacatcctgagggagctgtgcaatctcctgcggccagatctgcagcctcagataaggctgaggacagctctgggCATTGAAAGAAAAGTCACCATTGCACTAAACTTctacgcaactggctctttccagtctgcaactgcagacatttctaatatctcgcagttctccgcccatcgctccatcaGTCAAGTCACTGATGCTCTGTACAGGAGAAGAGTGCAATACATTtcattcccaatgaccagggagaaacaggtggagcggcaggctggATTTGTCTGGATTGCGGGGTTCCtcagggtgcagggggccatcgatTGCACATATGTCGGACTGAGGGTGCCACAAACCCATGCTGAAATGTTTATGAacagaaaggaattccactccctgaatgtccagctgatgTGCGACCACCAGCACAGGATCATGGCAGTCTATGcctggtatccaggcagcagccacgatgccttcatcctgcgtcagagcagtgtgcccgccgtcttcttgGGCCAAAACCAGAAttgtggctggctgcttggggacaagggatatcccctgtccaacttggctgctgactccccttcgcaaccccaggactgctggcgAACAGGCTTATAA